TGCAAATAGAACAAGATATCGCATTGTGTAAAAACAAATTCCCTAACTTAGTCGCCAAACCAATTGGTGCGCAATCCATTACTGACGATCTGATCGCGTTGTTCGAGTTTGAAATATCGGATAATGGAATTACAGTTGTTTCTGAAAAACACTATCGTTTGGTCAATCCTGAAAATCTATCGCCTCAAGAATTACTAAGTTACCGTAATCGAACCGAGTAGACTTGTACGGACAACTTTAATGCGCATAGGAATCGGCATAACACATAATATGTTGCCTATTTTTGAAGTAAAATAATATCTGGAGCAAGAAGATTTGGTTCTTGAATCATAGCGGTCACATTTGATTAAAGCAAAAAAACCTGCTTACGATAAGCAGGTTTTTTTATTGGCTGGTGACCCCAAGGGGATTCGAACCCCTATTACCGCCGTGAAAGGGCGATGTCCTAACCATTAGACGATGGGGCCATATTTTCTAAGAACATCAAAAGTGCGCCTAATATAAGCGACGACCTTCGGTTGTGCAAGTTTTTTTTTATTTATTTCACGGCTCTAAAAGTACAGCGACTTCCACATTCCCCGTCGCCGGAAACATATCTACGGGTATCACATGTGCCGCGCGATACCCGCCTTGACGCCAGCGTTTTAATTCATACGGAAGACGTTCGATATCGCAAAATACATGCACGACGCGATCCGGTTTGGCCATAGCCAGCGTCTCGATAACGCCCGGTGCCGTTCCCGAACGCGGGGGATCCAATACCGCAATGAACGGCGTTTTCTGTTTTTTGAGCATGGGCTCCAGCGTAAGACCGGACAGGTCGCCGATATGAAACCGTGCGTTGGTGATTTTCATTCGAAGCGCATTGGTACGCGCTGAATCCACCGAATGACGCGACATTTCTACACCGATTACTTTTTCGACATTGGGCGCCAAACTCAGACCAAACAAACCATAGCCGCAGTATAAATCGTACAACGTATGATGCGGTTGCGGCGAAATCAGATCGTGTACCGTCGCGATAAAATCCGGAAGTACGGACGGATTGGTCTGAGAAAATCCCAAAACCGAATGCGTGAACTGTTGCTCCCCCACATCTTGGACAACATCCCGTTCTCCAAATATTTTTTGCAACGCTGTCGGATCGCTCACGGCTTTGTCGGACATATAATATTTTGAATATTCATCCTTGATCAGAAGGAAACCGACAACCATCGGAAATTCACGCGACAGCGATTTGGATAACAACGTACAATCACGTTTGATCCGATTATCTTCATCGCGCACACTGAGGAGAACGGTGATCCGGCGATCATCACCTCGCAAAATGACATAATTCAACGCACGGGCGAACATATACGAAGCTTCGGAGGACAACCATTGCTGCACGTAGGCGTAAATGCCGCTATGCAAAAGCCGCTCAATACCGCATTGGCGCACATCCAAAGGTTTGATTTTTCCTTCGTCATCCATCCCGGTCAATCCCAGCAACACGCGATTATCCGTAACAAAAGCGCGGCGTTTAGAATTGGTACGGTACCGACGCGAAAGCGGAGAAGCGATGATAGACTCCGGTTTTCCGTCTAATCTGTGCATGCGCCAAAATTCTCGGATCGCCTCGTTTTTGATTCGCAATTCGTCATTATAATTAGACTGAATGAGTGGACATATTGTACAAACCGATCCGCGGTACGTCGTACATTCATTTTTCGGTAAAGTCGCCGGCTTGGATTTAGATTGCCTACGTAGATTTAAAAGAATATCAGAAAATGTGGTCATGGCTCCGGTGGTATATTATTGGCCTAAGGCACGCGCAGCATGTACAAAATTCACATGCCGACAAACTATAGTCTTACTGATCTAATGTTATTGCGTCTCGCCCGTAATTAAAATTGCTTTTTTAGTCGATCAATCGAATCAAAATACAAACGTTCATTTTGCGAATAAACACGCAGTGCCACTGAGTGCATCACACCGATCAAAAAAAATAAGACTTGGCTAACGGCGTCATTTCGTACATTCATTACTCCCATTCAATCGTAGCCGGAGGTTTGGAGCTGATATCGTACGTTACGCGATTGATACCGCGAACCTCATTAATAATCCGGTTGGAAATGCGACCCAATAAGTCGTACGGCAGATGCGCCCAATCGGCGGTCATGCCATCCTGACTTGTGACGGCACGTATAGCGACGGCATTTTGGTAAGTACGTTCATCCCCCATCACACCGACCGACTTGACAGGAAGCAAAACGGTAAAGGCTTGCCAAACATTGGAATACTCGCCTGATTTTTTCAATTCTTCCATAAAGATCGCATCGGCTTCGCGCAATAAATCACAGCGTTCTTTCGTTACCTCGCCGAGCACACGTACGGCCAGACCGGGACCCGGGAACGGGTGACGCATAAGCAGATCATCGGGCAAACCTAACTGGCGACCGACGGCGCGCACTTCATCTTTGAAAAGTTCGCGCAGGGGTTCGATTAATTGCAGTTTCATTTTTTCCGGTAATCCGCCGACATTGTGATGTGTTTTGATCGTAGCCGAGGGCCCTTTGATGGATACACTTTCGATCACATCCGGATAGAGCGTACCTTGCGCTAAAAAGTCAATGTGGCCCGTTGTGGCACGCAACTTTTCAACTTCCGTTTCAAACACATCGATAAACGTTGCGCCGATGATTTTTCTTTTTTTCTCCGGATCGGTCACATCTTTGAGTCGCGTCAAAAAAAGTTCGGACGCATCCGCCACAATCAGATTATTGTTAAAAAACGAACGAAACGCCGCTTCGACTTGCCCGCGTTCGTTTTTTCGAAGCAGTCCATTATCTACAAAAATAGCCGAAAAACGATCCGGTATGGCCTGATGCAATAGCATCGCTACTACGGACGAATCCACGCCACCGGAGAGCGCACAAATCACATAACCGTCACCGACCTTTGCACGAATAGCATCCGTCGTTTCTTTGACAAAGGAAGAAGGTGTCCATTGACCCGTACACGCGCAAATGGTGCGAACGAAATTTTTGAGAAGATTGATACCCAGCGGTGTATGCGCCACTTCCGGGTGAAACTGAACGCCCCAAAAACGACGCGCTTTATTTCGCATTGCCGTGATCGGCGCATTGTCCGTACCGGCGATGATTTCAAATCCATCGGGAATTTTTTCCAAACGATCTCCGTGGCTCTGCCATACCGTCGTTTGTTCAGGAAAGCCGCTGAACAAATCCGTGTGATCGGTAATGCGAATTTCAGCCCGACCGAACTCCCGATGTGCCGCTTTATCTACAGCACCGCCGAGAAAATAAGCCATAACCTGCATCCCGTAACACACCCCCAATACGGGAATTCCCAAATCGAAGATGGCACGATCCGGATGCGGCGCTCCGTTTTCATACACACTGCTTGGTCCGCCCGAGAGGATAATTCCTTTAGGTTGCAGCGCGCGAATTTTGTCCGGCGTCATATTGTACGGATGTATTTCGCAATACACCTGCAGTTCGCGAACACGCCGTGCGATCAATTGGGTAAATTGTGATCCGAAATCCAGTATTAAAATAGTTTCACCGTGACTCACGTTGCGATTCCTTTATTACAATTATAATTTATAATAGTTTTTGATACAGTTCCCATGCCCGTTGAAAATCATGGATCGTAAAGGCCGGTGCCGCACTGCCCAAGGAGGGTTGCCCGTTACGTAACGCATTCATATCCGACCATATATAATCACTATGTTCGTCTGAAAGTGATACTTCGCTCGACGGCGAAATGGCTAAATAATCTACCGACACATAGATCCCGCGCCCGAAATCACCGTACCAGATGTCCACCGGATGAAGTATTTTTACCGTGAGACCGCACTCTTCAAATACTTCCCGCAACACCCCTTCATTTGGGTTTTCATCCGGATTGAGTCTTCCGCCCGGCGGTCCCCAAATCACCGGAGGATTGGTTCTTTTCAACAAAAGAAATTTTCCATCGTGAACGATGTATGCCGTCACCGCCATACGATGCGTACGTTCAGGCATGCGACGATTTCCGTTCCAGATATTTCTGATGACCACGCATAATAGCCGATTTGGCAAACGCCTCCGGTTCCCAACCAAAACTGCGTACGTCTTTACCTTCGAGATGTTTATACGTGGTAAAAAAATGTTCAATTTCGACAAGCAAATGATGCGGCAGTTGCTCCACCCGGTGAATATCGCGAAACTGTTCGTCACGTATCGCCACACCCAGAATTTTATCATCCGGACCTTTATCGTCCCGCATGCGTAAAACACCGACCGGACGCGCTTCGACCAATACTCCGACATGAAGCGGTTGCGATGCCACGATCAAAATATCAAGCGGATCACCGTCATCATAAAATGTACTCGGAATAAAACCATAGGCCGTAGGATAATGCACGGCCGAATACAACGTGCGGTCGAGTTTAAATATTTCAAGTTCTACGTCGTATTCGTATTTATTACGACTGCCGCTCGGAATCTCGACGATCGCGTGCACTTCGTCGGGTGATTTTTTTCCGATCGGGAGATCTTTAAGACTCATGCGATGATTCTTTTTTTAATGTTTTTAATCGCGCAAGATGGACGGTAACGGCGGATGCAATACCAATCAATATCCACGGCACAAACCACGGCATGGTCGTCGTCCAAATACTGATACCGATAGAAATCCACAATACGGAGATCGAACCGATTTTGACAGACAATGGTGTGCCGCGATTTTCTTTATAATTGCGAAGATATGTCCCGAAGAATTTATTGGTATACAGCCAGCAATGAAATCGCTCAGAGCTTCGCGCATAACACCATCCGGCGAGAATGAGAAAAATCGTCGTCGGCATCAGCGGTAAAATAGCACCGATCACACCCAAGGCTACGAAAATGTGGCCTGCTATGACAAGCAAAATACGCATCGGACGACTGAGCGGTTTTGTCGCGATCTGTTTGACAGTTATTGATGATTCGTCAGAAGCGTGCGGATTCATCATAATCCCTTCATCATTTTATTGGCGGCAACAAGAATCGGATCCCATACCGGTGCAAACGGAGGCGTGTACATCATTTGCATATCCGCGATTTGACGCAGCGTCATTTTTTGTTGGATCGCTAGCGCCAATACATTGGCGCGCAGAGCGGCGCCTTCTTCGGCGATGAGATTGGCCCCGATCAGACGTTTGGAATGTTTATCGGCGAGAAGTGTGATCATAACCGGTTTAGCGCCGGGATACGCTCCAACGCGGGAGCGCGCCATGATTGTTTCTTCGATAACGGATAGACCGTGCGCGGATGCCGAAGCCGCATCGAGACCTACCGAAGCTACTTCGAGGTCGAAAATTTTGACCGCTGTATTACGCACTACCGGAGGAAACTCGGCAAACCCGCCCGCTGCATTTTCTCCGGCGATCCAACCCATTTTGTTGGCGATATTAGCCAATGGCAGATACATCGGTTTATTAATAAGTGCATTTTTAAATTCAGTACAAGCCCCGGCCGCCCATATACGATCTGCATTTGTTTTGAGGTGATGATCTACGATGATACCGCCGGAAGCACCGCACCGTATCTTGGCTTCCCGCGCAAGATCCGTGTTAGGTTCAAAACCTGTCGCTATTATGACCACATCGGCATCAAAACGGGCGTTACCGGAAATCACCGCACGCACTGTTTGGCCGTCCGCCACCACTTCTGGTGAAGTAATATTACCTTCAAATTTTACACCCTGACGCTTTAATTCATCCGCCACCACGCGCCGACCGGACAATTCCAGTGAGTCCATTGGCCATTCCGATTTATGCAGGACGGTGACGTGCATGGCATGACGGCGTAACGCCTCAGCCATCTCCATACCGATAAAGCCACCGCCGATAATGACGGCTGTCGAAGGACGTCGTGATGCGAGGTAATTTTTGATACGCATGCTATCAGACAGTGAACGTACGGCAAACACATTATCATATCGAAACCAAGCCGGATCGGGTACACGGGCTCGCGCGCCCGTCGCAATAATCAATGCATCGTAAGTGTATTCCGCGATCTGATCGGTTTGCAGATTGCGCATGACGACACGACGGCGATGCGGCCATATCGCTTCCGCACGATGAAAAATTCGTACGGCACACCCTTTTTCTTTTTCAAACGAGGCCGGTGTAAAATGAATTAGTTTTTCCGCTTCCGGTATCACATCACCGATAAAATACGGCATCGCACATGAGCCATAGGAAATATGTTCGCCTTGCTCAAACAAAACGACTTCGGCGCGGGGATTGATCCGTTTGGCTTTGGCCGCTGCCGCCGGTCCCGCCGCTACGCCGCCGATGATAATGATTTTAGGCGATGAGGATTTCATGTTTTTTGCGGTTTCTTTTTGGCCGCAGGAAAAAGAATGTTATTAAGAATCAGCCTATAACCGGGCGAATTTTTGTGCAGTGCAAGATCCGTAGGCGGATCCCCTACGGCGTGGGTATAGTCTTCCGGGTCATGACCACCGTAAAACGTAAATGTTCCTTTGCCAAAATTACCATGCAAATATTTGACCGAGCCGATGGAAGCGTCTTCGCCCATCACTACGATATTCTCTTTGAGTAATTCACGACGGTAACCCGTCGTTTGACCCATAAATCCTTTGACAACGTTGACATGATTTTGCGTTAACATAGTCGGTACAGGGTCGTATTTGGCTGAAAAATCAAACAACGTAAAATAATCCTCTTCCGGTGTTTTAAGCCGCAAGCCGTTACTGCTGGGGTGATCAATACTGGAAAACTCATACTGGTACGGATCCAGTTCGACACGAAAATTTTGAAATGCCAGACAATGACCGTAGTCTAATTTCTCATTAGCACGCATATCCACCGGATCACCATCGTAAACCACATCGCAGATATCGGTTTTTTGCGCGGCCAAAGCCACATCAAAACTATCCGTCGCCCCGCACATGGCAAACATAAAACCGCCTTTAGCGATAAATTCTTTCATGGCCTGCACGACACCAAGTTTTTCCTTGGAGACTTTACTATATCCCATCTGCTGTGCAAATGTTTCATAATCACGTTGTTGCTGTTGGTACCAGGCCGCACGCCCGTACGCTGAGTAAAATTTGCCGTATTGTCCTGTAAAATCTTCGTGATGAAGGTGCAACCAATCGTATTCGGCAAGTTTTCCTTGCAAAACATCAAGATCAAAAATCTTATCGTATTTTATTTCAGCGTATTCCAGCGCCATAGTGACCGCGTCGTCCCAAGGTTTTTTATCCGGGGGCGTGTAAACGGCAATATGGGGCGCCTTTTCGAGATAGACGATTTCCATGTTTTCATTTTCGATCGTCGCATACACCTCGGCAACCTGTGCCGCTGATAAATTCTCCGTTTTGACGCCGCGCGCTAAACAGTAGTTGACCATCGTTTCCGTGTAGGCGATCATAAAAGATCCGCCGCGATAGTTGAGAAGCCATTCGACGGGTACTTTATTTTCCAACGCCGTATATGCGACGCCATAAGCTTTGAGATGATCGGATTGGCGCAGATCCATGGGAATGAGTAATTTTTGAGCGGTAAGCTCAGGCGTAAGAATACATATAAAACATGCCGCAGCAATAATGAGCTTTTGCATCATACGGCGGGTTTTCCCAAAAGCACCAAGACTTCATCCGTTGTCGCGGCTTGCAAAAGGCGCTCACGATTTTTTTCGATGCGTAAAAAACGAGCAATACCGGAAAGGGCTTTGATGTGCGGTCCTGTAACGGTTACCGGAGAAACGAGTAGAAAAAATATTCTTGCCGGGGCACCGTCAGCCGAATCAAAATGAATCCCGTCGCGTTTTATTCCAAAAGCGCCGACGAGTTTATCAACCCCGCTTGTTTTTCCATGCGGAATAGCGATACCGTGTCCAAGTCCGGTACTGAGCTTGCGTTCGCGGTCGATTACAGCTTGCCGAACCGCCGACTTATCCCGCACCAGACCGGCCTCCGATATCAATTCGATTAATTCGTCAATCACACTTTGTTTGGTTTTGCCCTGCAAATCAAGACGAATCGTGGCGGGTAAAATCAAATCCGCCAATGAAATCGGCGATGTATTCACTTCTGTCATCAAATCTCCTTTATGCGCGCGAAAGATACTCACAGCGCCGTTGATTTTCAAAGGATATTTGGCTTTATTTCTTTCAAATTTAACCTCCATCCATATGCCTTCACTACTTTCGGTTCGCCACTTATCGGCTCATTTTCATGTCGAAGACCAACTCTATAAAGCCGTAGATGATGTCAGTTTTGACATCGCACCGGAAGAAACATTATGTTTGGTCGGGGAATCCGGCAGCGGTAAGAGTATTACGGCATTATCGGTTTTGGATCTACTGCCCTACCCGGGAACCATCGCCGGCGGAGCAATATATTGGCAAGGCAAAAAACTCTATGACTCCGGCATAGATCACCGGAAAAGCTTGCGCGGTCGGGAAGTAGCCATGATCTTTCAGGAGCCTTTGACGGCGCTCAATCCCGTTTTGACATGCGGCGAACAAATCACCGAAGTTCTCCGCCTTCAACCAAAAACCGACAGCCGTACGATACGTCATCAATGTTTAGATTTATTGGAGCGCGTGGGATTAAACGAATCTGAAAAAGTGTATTCGGGATATCCGCATACGTTATCCGGCGGTATGCGTCAGCGGGTCATGATAGCTATAACCCTGGCATGCAAACCAAAACTTCTGATCGCCGATGAACCGACAACCGCGCTGGATGTTACGGTGCAGGCGCAAATTTTGGATGTACTGCGCGATCAGCAAAAACGCGACGGTATGGCACTGCTTCTTATTACGCATAATTTCGGAATTGTGGCCGGTATGGCCGATCGTGTGGCCGTGATGTATGCATCGAAACTTGTCGAAAGCGGGCCGGTAAGATCTATTTTTAAAAAACCCGCCCATCCTTATACTTCGGGTTTACTTCGCGCCATCCCCAGCCTGGTTTCCGATGAAAAGAAACTGTATGGCATTCCCGGGCAAGTCCCGCGGGCCAATCAATATCCTGCCGGCTGCCATTTTCACCCGCGCTGCATGCATGCCGACCACACGTGCCGCAACACAAAACCGGAACTCATCCATGTGGACGATACGCATCAAGCCGCATGTTTTCATCCCTATGCCGAAACATCAAGCACGGCAACTGATAAAATTTAGCCAATAAAAAAGCCTTTGTTTTTCACAAAGGCTTTTTTAAAAAAACTATTTCGTCAGATTACAATTTATCGGCCGCTTGTTTAGCCACATTGCGAACATCGCCATCCGCGTCAGACTGCGCTAACTGCATGAGTTTATCCTTAGCGGGTTTGTGTTTGATATTACCGAGAGCATCGGCGGCATAACGTCGCACAAACGAAACGCTATCGTCCAGCGCTTCCATCAGCACATCTTCGCAACCCGGCGCACTAATATCATCCAAAGCACGAATGATTGCATGCTTAAGATCGGGATCGCTGATTTTCTTGTATAACTTGACCAACGGTACCACGGCCTGCGCATCGTGCAAATCACCCAAAACACGAACCGCCGCAACTTGCTGACGGGGACGTTTTGTTTCCACAATGTGGATCAATGGTAACACGGCACGACGATCGTGAAGTTTGGCCAAAGCGTGTGCAGCACTCGACACCACACTGTGATCCGAATCTTTCAGCAGAAAAAATAGCGCATCCGCTGCACGTTTATCACCCAATTTTCCAAGCGCGTAGGCCGCTGCACTGCGCACCATGTACTCACCCGACTTCAGGCATTCCATCAAAGCATCAAACGCTTCGACTTTACCAAGGCGACCCAAAGACTCTGCTGCCGCCGCACGCACACCGACTTCTTCGTGCTGAGATTTCAGAACACCCATCAGCGCCGAAACAACTTTAGCGTCGTCGTAACCGCCCAATTCAAACGCGGCCTCTTCTTTGACTTCGACCTTGTTGCTTTGTAAATCTTTTAAAAGCTCGTCAATCGACTTGCTCATACCATCACTCCTCTAAAAACAAAACAGTTTATAAAAAAATTAGAATTACGTGCAAATTGCGCCCAACATACGTAAACGCTTTAAAATTTCCAATTCTTTTTTGGTCAGTGCACGATCTTGGCTATGACATAGCCCGTGACGATCCCGCACAAAAAAATAATGACCAACAACCGGTAATTGAGTACGGCTTTACCGTGGCCGGCGCGGATAGCGACCACGGAGACAAAATAACCGAGTCCATTGATGATCCATAAGAGCGATGAACTGAGAATCGCCACAAGAACCGGTCCGATAAACGGGATCAAACCGATCCCACCCAAGATCACCGCAGCAAGCCATGAAAACGCGCTTGAAATCAATCCAAAAAAAACGACGGCGCCGCCGACCATTTCACGATCCCAACCGAAATACGAGCCGATCGCCACCAATGCCATGATGATGATCCAGACCACCACCATTTTTTTCGTATCTTTGAAAAAATCGGCGGTTCGTGAAACAAATATCCTGCGGCGAACATGAAACCGACGCCAAAAACCTTGTTCGCGAATGGACTCCGGAACCACTTTTTGCTCAAACGCCGACTCCGGAGCCTGCGTCTCTTCGATCTGAAAGTGGATATAATCCGAAATCTCACGCTCGTATTTTCGCGTGGTCTCAGGGGTTTCCGACGGGTTATTGCGCGATGTCTCTTTGGAATCTTCCATACTCGGTAGTTCTCGCTATCAACCGCCGAAACGGAATTCCGGATAGAGGCACATACCGCCGTCCACATACAATGTCGTACCGGTAATATAGTCCGCTTCATCAGAGCAAAGGAACGCAACGGCCGCGGCGACATCATCCACTTCACCCATACGTCCGTACGGCATCTTGGTCATAAGATCAGCCATGCCTTTGGGATCGCTCCATACATTTTGATTGATCGGTGTTTTGATCGCACCGGGCGCCACTTGATTGATTCGAATTTTTTTCTCGGCGTATTCCTGCGCAACGGATTGCGCGAATAGATTGATACCGGCTTTCGTCGCGCAATAACTGGAAAATCCGGCCCACATGATCACTTGGTGAACGGAGCTGATATTGACAATTTTGCCGCGTGAACGGGAATTGGGGCGGTTTTCGTTTTTCAGAAATTGACGAATCGCGCTGCGGGAGCAGAGAAAATTACCCGTCAAATTGACACCGATCACTTTATCCCATTCCGCTTTGGTTACGTTTTCCAAAAAATTATGAATTTCTATACCCGCATTATTCACAAGAATATCAA
Above is a genomic segment from bacterium containing:
- a CDS encoding class I SAM-dependent RNA methyltransferase, translated to MTTFSDILLNLRRQSKSKPATLPKNECTTYRGSVCTICPLIQSNYNDELRIKNEAIREFWRMHRLDGKPESIIASPLSRRYRTNSKRRAFVTDNRVLLGLTGMDDEGKIKPLDVRQCGIERLLHSGIYAYVQQWLSSEASYMFARALNYVILRGDDRRITVLLSVRDEDNRIKRDCTLLSKSLSREFPMVVGFLLIKDEYSKYYMSDKAVSDPTALQKIFGERDVVQDVGEQQFTHSVLGFSQTNPSVLPDFIATVHDLISPQPHHTLYDLYCGYGLFGLSLAPNVEKVIGVEMSRHSVDSARTNALRMKITNARFHIGDLSGLTLEPMLKKQKTPFIAVLDPPRSGTAPGVIETLAMAKPDRVVHVFCDIERLPYELKRWRQGGYRAAHVIPVDMFPATGNVEVAVLLEP
- the guaA gene encoding glutamine-hydrolyzing GMP synthase codes for the protein MSHGETILILDFGSQFTQLIARRVRELQVYCEIHPYNMTPDKIRALQPKGIILSGGPSSVYENGAPHPDRAIFDLGIPVLGVCYGMQVMAYFLGGAVDKAAHREFGRAEIRITDHTDLFSGFPEQTTVWQSHGDRLEKIPDGFEIIAGTDNAPITAMRNKARRFWGVQFHPEVAHTPLGINLLKNFVRTICACTGQWTPSSFVKETTDAIRAKVGDGYVICALSGGVDSSVVAMLLHQAIPDRFSAIFVDNGLLRKNERGQVEAAFRSFFNNNLIVADASELFLTRLKDVTDPEKKRKIIGATFIDVFETEVEKLRATTGHIDFLAQGTLYPDVIESVSIKGPSATIKTHHNVGGLPEKMKLQLIEPLRELFKDEVRAVGRQLGLPDDLLMRHPFPGPGLAVRVLGEVTKERCDLLREADAIFMEELKKSGEYSNVWQAFTVLLPVKSVGVMGDERTYQNAVAIRAVTSQDGMTADWAHLPYDLLGRISNRIINEVRGINRVTYDISSKPPATIEWE
- a CDS encoding NUDIX domain-containing protein, with the protein product MPERTHRMAVTAYIVHDGKFLLLKRTNPPVIWGPPGGRLNPDENPNEGVLREVFEECGLTVKILHPVDIWYGDFGRGIYVSVDYLAISPSSEVSLSDEHSDYIWSDMNALRNGQPSLGSAAPAFTIHDFQRAWELYQKLL
- a CDS encoding inorganic diphosphatase, encoding MSLKDLPIGKKSPDEVHAIVEIPSGSRNKYEYDVELEIFKLDRTLYSAVHYPTAYGFIPSTFYDDGDPLDILIVASQPLHVGVLVEARPVGVLRMRDDKGPDDKILGVAIRDEQFRDIHRVEQLPHHLLVEIEHFFTTYKHLEGKDVRSFGWEPEAFAKSAIMRGHQKYLERKSSHA
- a CDS encoding YbaN family protein yields the protein MRILLVIAGHIFVALGVIGAILPLMPTTIFLILAGWCYARSSERFHCWLYTNKFFGTYLRNYKENRGTPLSVKIGSISVLWISIGISIWTTTMPWFVPWILIGIASAVTVHLARLKTLKKESSHES
- a CDS encoding FAD-dependent oxidoreductase, translating into MKSSSPKIIIIGGVAAGPAAAAKAKRINPRAEVVLFEQGEHISYGSCAMPYFIGDVIPEAEKLIHFTPASFEKEKGCAVRIFHRAEAIWPHRRRVVMRNLQTDQIAEYTYDALIIATGARARVPDPAWFRYDNVFAVRSLSDSMRIKNYLASRRPSTAVIIGGGFIGMEMAEALRRHAMHVTVLHKSEWPMDSLELSGRRVVADELKRQGVKFEGNITSPEVVADGQTVRAVISGNARFDADVVIIATGFEPNTDLAREAKIRCGASGGIIVDHHLKTNADRIWAAGACTEFKNALINKPMYLPLANIANKMGWIAGENAAGGFAEFPPVVRNTAVKIFDLEVASVGLDAASASAHGLSVIEETIMARSRVGAYPGAKPVMITLLADKHSKRLIGANLIAEEGAALRANVLALAIQQKMTLRQIADMQMMYTPPFAPVWDPILVAANKMMKGL
- a CDS encoding asparagine synthetase B, with the protein product MQKLIIAAACFICILTPELTAQKLLIPMDLRQSDHLKAYGVAYTALENKVPVEWLLNYRGGSFMIAYTETMVNYCLARGVKTENLSAAQVAEVYATIENENMEIVYLEKAPHIAVYTPPDKKPWDDAVTMALEYAEIKYDKIFDLDVLQGKLAEYDWLHLHHEDFTGQYGKFYSAYGRAAWYQQQQRDYETFAQQMGYSKVSKEKLGVVQAMKEFIAKGGFMFAMCGATDSFDVALAAQKTDICDVVYDGDPVDMRANEKLDYGHCLAFQNFRVELDPYQYEFSSIDHPSSNGLRLKTPEEDYFTLFDFSAKYDPVPTMLTQNHVNVVKGFMGQTTGYRRELLKENIVVMGEDASIGSVKYLHGNFGKGTFTFYGGHDPEDYTHAVGDPPTDLALHKNSPGYRLILNNILFPAAKKKPQKT
- a CDS encoding PTS sugar transporter subunit IIA — its product is MTEVNTSPISLADLILPATIRLDLQGKTKQSVIDELIELISEAGLVRDKSAVRQAVIDRERKLSTGLGHGIAIPHGKTSGVDKLVGAFGIKRDGIHFDSADGAPARIFFLLVSPVTVTGPHIKALSGIARFLRIEKNRERLLQAATTDEVLVLLGKPAV
- a CDS encoding ABC transporter ATP-binding protein, translated to MPSLLSVRHLSAHFHVEDQLYKAVDDVSFDIAPEETLCLVGESGSGKSITALSVLDLLPYPGTIAGGAIYWQGKKLYDSGIDHRKSLRGREVAMIFQEPLTALNPVLTCGEQITEVLRLQPKTDSRTIRHQCLDLLERVGLNESEKVYSGYPHTLSGGMRQRVMIAITLACKPKLLIADEPTTALDVTVQAQILDVLRDQQKRDGMALLLITHNFGIVAGMADRVAVMYASKLVESGPVRSIFKKPAHPYTSGLLRAIPSLVSDEKKLYGIPGQVPRANQYPAGCHFHPRCMHADHTCRNTKPELIHVDDTHQAACFHPYAETSSTATDKI
- a CDS encoding HEAT repeat domain-containing protein, which produces MSKSIDELLKDLQSNKVEVKEEAAFELGGYDDAKVVSALMGVLKSQHEEVGVRAAAAESLGRLGKVEAFDALMECLKSGEYMVRSAAAYALGKLGDKRAADALFFLLKDSDHSVVSSAAHALAKLHDRRAVLPLIHIVETKRPRQQVAAVRVLGDLHDAQAVVPLVKLYKKISDPDLKHAIIRALDDISAPGCEDVLMEALDDSVSFVRRYAADALGNIKHKPAKDKLMQLAQSDADGDVRNVAKQAADKL
- a CDS encoding glucose 1-dehydrogenase, producing the protein MEKRLAGQKALVTGANSGIGAGIVQRLAAEGADVMINWFANEDATKALVDKINKAGAGKAIAFRADVSNEDQVNAMYEAMFKEYGTIDILVNNAGIEIHNFLENVTKAEWDKVIGVNLTGNFLCSRSAIRQFLKNENRPNSRSRGKIVNISSVHQVIMWAGFSSYCATKAGINLFAQSVAQEYAEKKIRINQVAPGAIKTPINQNVWSDPKGMADLMTKMPYGRMGEVDDVAAAVAFLCSDEADYITGTTLYVDGGMCLYPEFRFGG